From a region of the Streptomyces sp. NBC_00193 genome:
- the recF gene encoding DNA replication/repair protein RecF — MHVSHLSLADFRSYARAEVPLDPGVTAFVGPNGQGKTNLVEAIGYLATLGSHRVSADAPLVRMGAERAVIRAAVTQGERQQLVELELNPGRANRARINRSSQVRPRDVLGIVRTVLFAPEDLALVKGDPGERRRFLDELVTARSPRMAAVRSDYERVLKQRNTLLKSAAMARRHGGRSMDLSTLDVWDQHLARTGAELLAHRLDLIATLLPLADKAYEQLAPGGGPLGAAYKSSAGEQVDSGEARTREALYEVVLGSLAEVRKQEIERGVTLVGPHRDDVVLRLGELPAKGYASHGESWSYALALRLASYELLRSEGSEPVLILDDVFAELDARRRERLAELVAPGEQVLVTAAVDDDVPGVLVGTRFAVSGGEVTRL, encoded by the coding sequence ATGCACGTTTCGCATCTCTCGTTGGCCGACTTCCGCTCGTACGCCCGGGCCGAGGTTCCCCTCGACCCGGGCGTCACCGCTTTCGTCGGCCCCAACGGGCAGGGCAAGACCAATCTCGTCGAGGCGATCGGCTACCTCGCGACCCTCGGCAGCCACCGCGTCTCCGCGGACGCGCCGCTCGTGCGGATGGGCGCCGAGCGCGCCGTCATCCGGGCCGCGGTCACCCAGGGCGAGCGGCAGCAGCTCGTGGAGCTGGAGCTGAACCCGGGCCGCGCCAACCGGGCCCGGATCAACAGGTCCTCGCAGGTCAGGCCGCGGGACGTACTGGGCATCGTGCGCACGGTGCTGTTCGCCCCCGAGGACCTGGCGCTGGTCAAGGGCGACCCCGGGGAGCGGCGCCGGTTCCTCGACGAGCTCGTCACGGCCCGCTCGCCGCGCATGGCGGCCGTCCGCTCGGACTACGAGCGGGTGCTCAAGCAGCGCAACACCCTGCTGAAGTCGGCGGCGATGGCCCGCCGGCACGGCGGCCGCTCCATGGACCTGTCCACGCTCGACGTGTGGGACCAGCACCTGGCGCGCACGGGCGCGGAGCTGCTGGCCCACCGGCTCGACCTGATCGCGACCCTGCTGCCGCTGGCGGACAAGGCGTACGAGCAGCTCGCGCCCGGCGGCGGCCCGCTCGGCGCTGCCTACAAGTCCTCCGCGGGCGAGCAGGTGGACAGCGGCGAGGCGCGCACCCGCGAGGCCCTGTACGAGGTCGTCCTCGGCTCGCTGGCCGAGGTGCGCAAGCAGGAGATCGAGCGCGGGGTGACCCTGGTCGGCCCGCACCGCGACGACGTGGTGCTGCGCCTGGGCGAGCTGCCGGCCAAGGGGTACGCGAGCCACGGCGAGTCCTGGTCCTACGCGCTGGCCCTTCGGCTGGCCTCCTACGAGCTGCTGCGCTCGGAGGGCAGCGAGCCGGTGCTGATCCTCGACGACGTGTTCGCGGAGCTGGACGCACGGCGCCGGGAGCGGCTGGCGGAGCTGGTGGCCCCGGGCGAGCAGGTGCTGGTGACGGCGGCGGTGGACGACGACGTGCCCGGGGTGCTGGTCGGGACCCGGTTCGCGGTGTCCGGCGGGGAGGTGACCCGGCTGTGA
- a CDS encoding DUF721 domain-containing protein, with protein MSGKEREPQEPARKPAEPSGVDLARQALAAAREQARARGNAAQNKKGRYQPGLRSGARADGRDPMPLMAALDRLRTERGWEMPMAVAGVMERWPEIVGHDIATHCVPDKYEDRELVVRCDSSAWAAQLKLLAPQLVARLNADLGQGTVRLIKVHGPGGGPKRYGPWRAPGSTGPGDTYG; from the coding sequence GTGAGCGGCAAGGAGCGGGAACCTCAGGAGCCTGCGCGCAAGCCGGCCGAACCCTCCGGCGTGGACCTGGCGCGCCAGGCGCTGGCGGCGGCCCGCGAGCAGGCGCGGGCCCGCGGCAACGCGGCGCAGAACAAGAAGGGCCGCTACCAGCCGGGCCTGCGCTCGGGCGCCCGGGCGGACGGCCGGGACCCGATGCCGCTGATGGCGGCGCTGGACCGGCTGCGCACGGAGCGCGGCTGGGAGATGCCGATGGCGGTGGCGGGCGTGATGGAGCGCTGGCCGGAGATCGTCGGCCATGACATCGCCACGCACTGCGTTCCGGACAAGTACGAGGACCGCGAGCTGGTGGTGCGCTGCGATTCCTCGGCGTGGGCGGCGCAGCTGAAGCTGCTGGCCCCGCAGCTGGTGGCGCGGCTCAACGCGGACCTGGGGCAGGGCACGGTCCGGCTGATCAAGGTCCACGGGCCGGGTGGCGGGCCGAAGCGGTACGGGCCCTGGCGGGCTCCGGGGAGCACCGGCCCGGGGGACACCTACGGGTGA